One window of Triticum dicoccoides isolate Atlit2015 ecotype Zavitan chromosome 5A, WEW_v2.0, whole genome shotgun sequence genomic DNA carries:
- the LOC119300237 gene encoding F-box/LRR-repeat protein 3-like, whose protein sequence is MSEEEAQRYGGGTGGGGVGALSVDLLGQVLDRVLERRDRKACRLVSRAFARAEAAHRRALRVLRREPLPRLLRAFPALERLDLSACASLDDASLAAALAGADLGTVRQVCLARASGVGWRGLEALVAACPRLEAVDLSHCVGAGDREAAALAAASGLRELNLEKCLGVTDMGLAKVAVGCPRLENLSFKWCREISDIGVDLLVKKCRELRSLDISYLKVSNESLRSISTLEKLEELAMVACSCIDDEGLELLSRGSNSLQSVDVSRCDHVTSQGLASLIDGHSFLQKLYAADSLHEIGQDFLSKLVTLKATLTVLRLDGFEVSSSLLSAIGEGCTNLVEIGLSKCNGVTDEGISSLVACCSYLRTIDLTCCNLVTNNSLDSIADNCKMLECLRLESCSSINEKGLERIASCCPNLKEIDLTDCGVNDEALHHLAKCSELLILKLGLSSSISDKGLGFISSKCGKLVELDLYRCSSITDDGLAALANGCKKIKLLNLCYCNKITDSGLSHLGALEELTNLELRCLVRITGIGISSVVIGCKSLVELDLKRCYSVDDSGLWALARYALNLRQLTISYCQVTGLGLCHLLSSLRCLQDVKMVHLSWVSIEGFEMALRAACGRLKKLKILSGLKTVLSPDLLQLLQACGCRIRWVNKPLVYKDAI, encoded by the exons ATGAGCGAGGAGGAGGCGCAGAGGTACGGCGGCGGgaccggcggcggtggcgtcggggcGCTGTCCGTGGATCTGCTGGGCCAGGTTCTCGACCGCGTGCTGGAGCGGCGGGaccgcaaggcttgccgcctcgtcAGCCGCGCCTTCGCGCGCGCCGAGGCCGCGCACCGCCGGGCTCTGCGGGTGCTCCGCCGGGAGCCGCTCCCTCGCCTGCTCCGCGCCTTCCCTGCGCTCGAGCGGCTCGATCTCTCGGCCTGCGCCTCGCTCGACGACGCGTCTCTTGCAGCCGCTTTGGCCGGCGCGGACCTCGGCACCGTCCGACAGGTCTGCCTGGCGCGGGCCAGCGGAGTGGGGTGGCGCGGGCTGGAAGCCCTGGTGGCCGCCTGCCCCAGGCTCGAGGCAGTCGACCTGTCGCACTGCGTCGGTGCTGGGGATAGGGAGGCTGCCGCGCTGGCCGCGGCCTCCGGGCTGAGGGAGCTGAATCTGGAAAAGTGCCTGGGCGTCACTGACATGGGACTCGCCAAGGTAGCCGTGGGGTGCCCCAGACTGGAGAATCTGAGCTTCAAGTGGTGCCGTGAAATCTCTGACATCGGTGTCGATCTGCTTGTGAAGAAGTGCCGCGAGCTCCGCAGCCTTGACATCTCCTACCTAAAG GTGAGCAATGAGTCCCTCAGATCAATATCGACACTTGAGAAGCTTGAGGAGTTGGCCATGGTTGCTTGCTCATGTATAGACGATGAAGGCCTGGAATTGCTTAGCAGAGGAAGTAATTCATTGCAG AGTGTTGATGTGTCAAGATGTGATCATGTGACTTCCCAGGGGTTAGCTTCACTGATAGATGGTCACAGTTTTCTCCAGAAGCTATATGCCGCAGATAGTTTGCAT GAGATTGGACAGGATTTTCTATCCAAGTTAGTAACACTGAAGGCAACCTTGACCGTGTTGAGACTTGACGGCTTTGAAGTGTCATCCTCTCTTCTTTCAGCGATTGGTGAAGGTTGTACCAACTTGGTTGAGATTGGACTAAGCAAATGCAACGGTGTTACAGATGAAGGCATCTCTTCGCTTGTAGCTTGCTGTAGCTACCTAAGGACAATTGATCTCACATGCTGCAATCTAGTCACAAACAATTCCCTTGATTCAATAGCTGACAACTGTAAGATGCTTGAATGCCTCCGGTTGGAGTCCTGCTCTTCAATAAACGAGAAAGGACTAGAGAGAATTGCGAGCTGTTGCCCCAATCTAAAGGAGATAGATCTCACTGATTGTGGAGTGAATGACGAAG CGTTGCATCATTTGGCGAAGTGCTCTGAACTGCTGATATTGAAATTAGGCCTGAGCTCAAGTATTTCGGACAAAGGCCTTGGTTTTATTAGTTCAAAGTGTGGAAAGCTCGTTGAACTTGACCTCTATCG CTGCAGTTCTATCACCGATGATGGGCTGGCAGCCTTAGCCAACGGCTGCAAGAAAATTAAGCTGCTGAACCTTTGTTACTGCAACAAGATAACTGATAGTGGTTTGAGCCACCTGGGTGCTCTGGAGGAGCTCACAAACCTTGAACTGAGATGCCTGGTCCGCATTACAGGCATCGGAATTTCTTCGGTTGTCATTGGCTGTAAGAGCCTGGTAGAACTTGACTTGAAGCGCTGCTATTCTGTCGATGATTCTGGCCTATGGGCTCTTGCCCGATATGCTCTAAACCTTAGACAG CTTACCATATCATACTGCCAAGTTACTGGCCTAGGCTTGTGCCACCTGCTTAGCTCCCTGAGGTGCCTCCAGGACGTGAAGATGGTGCACCTCTCGTGGGTTTCCATAGAAGGGTTCGAGATGGCTCTGAGAGCCGCTTGTGGGAGGCTGAAGAAGCTGAAGATACTCAGCGGTTTGAAGACCGTGCTATCCCCTGATCTGCTCCAGCTGCTGCAAGCCTGCGGCTGCCGCATCAGATGGGTCAACAAGCCTCTTGTCTACAAGGATGCCATCTGA